One window of the Acinonyx jubatus isolate Ajub_Pintada_27869175 chromosome A2, VMU_Ajub_asm_v1.0, whole genome shotgun sequence genome contains the following:
- the NDUFB2 gene encoding NADH dehydrogenase [ubiquinone] 1 beta subcomplex subunit 2, mitochondrial, which translates to MSPLKRFAPFFRVGNHLFKGRGSGAAGGTGVRHAGGGVHIEPRYRQFPQLTKSQVVQAEFFSGTMWFWILWRFWHDSDAVLGHFPYPDPSQWTDEELGILPDDED; encoded by the exons ATGTCGCCTCTGAAGCGGTTTGCGCCTTTCTTTCGGGTTGGAAACCACTTGTTCAAAGGCCGCGGCTCCGGGGCGGCTGGAGGCACTGGAGTCCGTCA TGCCGGTGGCGGGGTGCATATCGAGCCTCGGTATAGGCAGTTTCCCCAGCTGACCAAGTCCCAGGTGGTCCAGGCCGAGTTCTTCAGTGGGACCATGTGGTTCTGGATTCTCTGGCGTTTTTGGCATGACTCGGATGCTGTGCTG GGTCACTTTCCATATCCAGATCCTTCCCAGTGGACAGATGAAGAACTAGGTATCCTCCCTGATGATGAAGACTGA